Proteins from one Chaetodon auriga isolate fChaAug3 chromosome 19, fChaAug3.hap1, whole genome shotgun sequence genomic window:
- the ppp1r3b gene encoding protein phosphatase 1 regulatory subunit 3B: MPIDMALPLYLSNEDFVYRTSSKTCKPALNSCLRFQHPHCVDPGVDGRSSRKDSRKAKKQVTFADHRGLSLTRVKIFSEFNDPIDIPLSVQEMLGSALSPTAEEDKLVLDFGQPSSDYLRFRQSLERNHVCLEHCVLKEKALAGTIKVKNVSFEKSVKLRVTFDTWKSHTDVDCVYVKDTYPSSYSDTFSFHVSLPDELKPHERIEFAVCYEVGGHEYWDSNCGDNYRIVWSSMKRSHQDACSRHTDSFDFGIHFDRYGSPTCSHGIFPDWPSYAGYENAGPYY, encoded by the coding sequence ATGCCGATCGACATGGCCTTACCCCTGTATCTGTCCAACGAGGACTTTGTCTACAGGACGTCCTCCAAAACATGCAAACCGGCTCTGAACTCCTGCCTGAGGTTTCAGCACCCGCACTGTGTCGATCCAGGGGTGGATGGACGATCGTCCAGGAAAGACTCAAGAAAAGCCAAGAAGCAGGTGACGTTTGCAGATCACAGAGGTCTGTCTCTGACAAGAGTGAAGATCTTCTCCGAGTTCAACGATCCCATCGACATCCCTCTCAGCGTTCAGGAGATGCTCGGCTCTGCGCTGTCTCCGACAGCTGAGGAGGACAAACTGGTGCTGGACTTCGGGCAGCCGTCCTCAGACTACCTGCGCTTCCGTCAGAGCCTGGAGAGGAACCACGTGTGTCTGGAGCACTGCGTGCTGAAGGAGAAGGCTTTAGCAGGAACCATTAAAGTCAAAAACGTGTCCTTTGAGAAGTCTGTGAAGCTGCGGGTGACCTTTGACACCTGGAAGAGCCACACAGACGTAGACTGTGTGTACGTGAAGGACACGTATCCCAGCTCGTACAGCGACACCTTCTCCTTCCACGTGTCTCTGCCGGACGAGCTGAAGCCTCACGAGCGCATCGAGTTTGCCGTCTGCTACGAGGTGGGTGGACACGAGTACTGGGACAGCAACTGCGGGGACAACTACAGGATCGTGTGGTCCTCCATGAAGAGGAGCCATCAGGACGCCTGCAGCCGCCACACAGACTCCTTTGACTTTGGGATTCATTTTGACCGATACGGCAGCCCCACCTGTTCGCATGGGATTTTCCCCGATTGGCCGAGTTACGCCGGATACGAGAACGCCGGCCCGTACTACTGA
- the mfhas1 gene encoding malignant fibrous histiocytoma-amplified sequence 1 homolog, translating into MKTLNENKEEEEEGSGCNAMVDKENNLKTARLWRDAALRSRKLRSNLRQLTLCSKDNQIILPEDVAEIEVLNLGNNSLQELPDGLGSSLNNLRILVLRRNKFTAVPRVVFELGQLVELDMSHNCLRSFSEGVGQLKGLKKLCISHNKIPCLPAQIGALQFLEELDISFNDLHDFPRSFCSLTKLRTLDADHNKLNQFPPEILALSELEELDCSGNKFETLPADIMKLQSIKILWLSSLHMSTLPDTFCHLHNLESLMLDGNNLKVLPPAFGHLQRLKMINLSSNEFEDFPQVLFSITGLEELYLSRNTLTHIPEEIGQLVKLANLWLDNNNITYLPDSIVELEKLEELVLQGNQIAILPDNFGKLSKVNIWKVKDNPLIQPPYEVCMKGIPYIAAYQKELAHSQLAVKPRLKLILMGMKNAGKTRLRQSVVSTQQDITGVQGNRGIEVTNWVADADRCLTFLVYDLSGKQNYDLIKPFFLSPGALYVLVVNLKAYSPKNFYAHIGHFLHLLTAKVPHAVVCLVGTHADLCGEVEMEEKTLDIHRQIGLQEKRDIQSLRSLALQVDHALEQGYSVRSSSPHVLFYGVSDRNLRRRKSQLQYMLNHRLQILSPVLSVSCLETQRNIQRLREKLMSVADHREIFPNLHRVLPKSWQMLEELHFKPKDLWLSWWDSARLGLQAGLTEDRLQSALSYLHESGKLLYFEDSLTLKEYVFHNLPRFIAILNVFFQRDESTLLDRLLSEGVRGDKGRVSLVIEDEKGENLRVTHLQHHVEGFLQHGLLPSNVIRLLLRPLIQTQQDLHLIMELLEKMGICYCINKPRSKPLNGATAWYKFPSYVSNEEPRAEASASGSSLPQCQFFSVEQLHIQYSFPFLFPPGLFARFSVQINSHVVQRSDGRHQIFAFRGKVPVVISHRPSKGKLQAETLSIASQASLPNIWTAWQAITPLVEELNVLLQEWPGLHYSVHILCSKCLKRGSSSPHAFPGELLSQPRPEGLTEIICPKNGSERVNVALVYPPTPTVVSPCLK; encoded by the coding sequence ATGAAAACTCTCAATgaaaacaaggaggaggaggaggagggctccGGCTGCAACGCCATGGTGGACAAGGAGAACAATCTGAAAACGGCCAGGTTGTGGAGGGATGCCGCCCTCCGCTCCAGGAAGCTGCGGAGCAACCTGCGCCAGCTCACCCTCTGCTCCAAAGACAACCAGATCATACTGCCGGAGGATGTAGCCGAGATAGAGGTGCTCAATCTGGGCAACAACTCGCTCCAGGAGCTGCCAGACGGGTTGGGATCCTCCCTCAACAACCTGCGCATCCTCGTCCTGCGCAGGAACAAGTTCACAGCTGTTCCTCGGGTGGTGTTCGAGCTGGGGCAGCTGGTGGAGCTCGACATGAGCCACAACTGCCTTAGAAGCTTCTCTGAAGGTGTGGGTCAGCTGAAGGGGCTGAAGAAGCTCTGCATCAGCCACAACAAAATCCCCTGTCTGCCGGCTCAGATCGGAGCGCTTCAGTTTTTGGAGGAACTGGACATCAGCTTCAATGACCTGCATGATTTCCCCAGATCTTTCTGCAGCCTGACCAAGCTGCGGACCCTGGATGCAGACCACAACAAGCTGAACCAGTTCCCCCCTGAGATCCTGGCCCTCAGTGAGCTGGAGGAACTCGACTGCTCTGGGAACAAGTTTGAGACGTTACCAGCAGACATCATGAAGCTGCAGTCCATCAAAATCCTCTGGCTCAGCAGTCTTCACATGTCCACTTTACCTGACACATTCTGTCACCTGCACAACCTGGAGAGCCTGATGCTGGACGGGAACAACCTCAAAGTGCTGCCTCCTGCTTTTGGTCATCTACAAAGACTCAAAATGATCAATTTGTCCTCTAATGAGTTTGAGGATTTTCCCCAAGTTCTTTTTAGCATCACAGGGTTAGAGGAACTTTACCTGAGCAGGAATACACTGACTCATATTCCAGAGGAAATCGGGCAGCTGGTGAAGCTGGCCAACCTCTGGCTGGACAATAACAACATCACATATCTCCCGGATTCTATTGTGGAGCTGGAGAAGTTGGAAGAACTTGTTTTACAGGGTAACCAAATAGCCATACTTCCAGATAATTTTGGAAAGCTGTCCAAAGTGAACATTTGGAAGGTGAAGGATAACCCTCTCATCCAGCCTCCCTATGAGGTGTGTATGAAGGGGATCCCGTACATCGCAGCCTATCAGAAGGAGCTTGCACATTCGCAGCTTGCTGTGAAGCCACGGCTGAAACTGATTCTGATGGGAATGAAGAATGCTGGGAAAACACGGCTCAGGCAGAGCGTGGTGAGCACACAGCAGGACATTACAGGAGTCCAGGGAAACAGAGGAATTGAAGTCACTAACTGGGTGGCAGATGCTGATCGCTGTCTTACATTTCTGGTGTATGATTTGTCAGGGAAGCAAAACTATGACCTCATCAAacccttttttctctcccctggTGCTCTCTACGTTCTCGTTGTGAATCTCAAAGCATATTCACCCAAGAACTTTTATGCCCACATCGGGcatttcctccacctcctcactgccAAAGTACCCCACGCTGTTGTGTGCTTGGTGGGCACACATGCAGACCTGTGTGgagaggtggagatggaggagaagactCTGGACATTCACAGACAGATTGGCCTACAGGAGAAGAGGGACATCCAGAGCCTGAGGAGTCTGGCTCTGCAGGTGGATCACGCGCTGGAGCAGGGCTACAGCGTCCGCTCCTCAAGCCCTCACGTCCTCTTCTACGGAGTCTCTGACAGGAACCTGAGGCGGAGGAAGTCCCAGCTGCAGTACATGCTGAACCACCGGCTGCAGATCCTGTCTCCTGTGCTGAGTGTCAGCTGCTTGGAGACCCAGAGGAACATCCagaggctgagggagaagctCATGTCTGTGGCAGACCACAGGGAGATCTTCCCCAATCTCCACCGCGTGCTGCCAAAATCCTGGCAgatgctggaggagctgcactTTAAGCCCAAAGACCTGTGGCTGTCGTGGTGGGACTCAGCCCGTCTGGGCCTCCAGGCGGGGCTCACAGAGGACCGACTGCAGAGCGCCCTATCCTACCTGCACGAGAGCGGGAAGCTGCTCTACTTTGAGGACAGCCTGACCCTGAAGGAATATGTTTTCCACAATCTTCCACGATTCATTGCAATTCTGAACGTCTTCTTCCAGAGGGACGAGTCCACACTATTGGACAGGCTCCTCTCTGAGGGCGTGAGGGGGGACAAGGGGAGGGTGAGTTTGGTTATAGAGGATGAAAAGGGAGAGAACCTCAGGGTGACCCATCTGCAGCACCATGTGGAGGGCTTCCTCCAGCATGGCCTTTTGCCCTCCAACGTCATCCGCCTGCTCCTCAGACCGCTCATCCAGACCCAGCAGGACCTCCACCTCATCATGGAGCTTCTGGAGAAGATGGGGATCTGCTACTGCATCAACAAACCCCGCAGCAAGCCCCTGAATGGAGCTACAGCGTGGTACAAGTTCCCCAGCTACGTCAGCAACGAGGAGCCCCGGGCGGAGGCTTCGGCCAGCGGCAgctctctgcctcagtgtcagttcttctctgtggagcagctgcacATCCAGTACAGCTtccctttcctgtttcctccagGACTGTTTGCACGCTTCAGCGTTCAGATAAACAGCCACGTGGTTCAGAGGTCGGACGGCAGGCATCAGATCTTCGCCTTTCGAGGTAAAGTCCCCGTGGTGATCAGCCACCGGCCCTCCAAAGggaagctgcaggcagagaCTCTGTCCATTGCCAGCCAGGCCTCGCTGCCCAACATCTGGACGGCGTGGCAGGCCATCACTCCactggtggaggagctgaacgtgctgctgcaggagtggCCCGGCCTGCACTACTCTGTACATATTCTGTGTTCCAAGTGCCTGAAGAGAGGGTCGTCCAGCCCCCACGCCTTTCCAG
- the lmbrd2b gene encoding G-protein coupled receptor-associated protein LMBRD2B, producing MSGAALGIEIVVVFFLALFLLHRYGDFRKQQRMVLFGTLLAWYLCFLIVFILPLDVSTTIYKQCKIDHEKPVSVPTASPSAANNTTANASVTPTKSAPKPCYKPWSYIPDGIMPVFWRVVYWTSQCLTWLLLPFMQSYARSGGFSITGKIKTALIENAIYYGTYLLIFGSLLIYVAVHPEWHLSWYELQTIGITAANTWGLFLLVLLLGYGLVEIPRSYWNASRHGHLLIKTYFKASKLMTEKADAEENLEDVMEEVRKVSESIKYNHPLRKYIDTILRKCPVDYQEKMGRNMDDYEDFDDKQNTYPSEKSLVKLHKQVIYAVQRHNRTRVQWQILLQQAVHLEDVAKNETSSSHQFVHSFPSSEPASWFSRYVYTPTVEWYWECLLKRWFYRLLSVVLTLFSVAVVWSECTFFSTRPVLSLFAVFIQLAERDYNYLYIEMACFITIFFLCTCVYSTVFRIRVFNYYYLASHHQTDAYSLQFSGMLFCRLTPPLCLNFLGLIHMDSAISHQQKEQTAYTSIMGSMRVLSFIANGFYIYYPMLIVILCIATYFSLGTRCLNLLGFQQFVGDSEMTSDLIDEGKELIRREKRKRQRIEDGENRRREWKERYGNPREDYTTRNRSSHEMKETSYSDTVTSSNNRQAKYSRSGSRAERDCIELLQDAEPLDFNADSLTDDPLDAESGRHAGGRYLSMSSSRSRIFDDV from the exons ATGAGCGGGGCTGCTCTGGGTATCGAGATCGTGGTGGTGTTTTTCCTGGCGCTGTTCCTGCTGCACCGATATGGAGACTTCAGGAAGCAGCAGCGCATGGTGCTGTTTGGCACGCTGCTGGCCTGGTATCTGTGCTTCCTCATCGTCTTCATTTTACCTCTGGACGTCAGCACG ACCATCTACAAGCAATGCAAGATAGACCACGAGAAGCCCGTCTCCGTCCCCACCGCCAGCCCGTCAGCAGCCAATAACACCACAGCAAATGCGTCTGTCACACCCACTAAAAG TGCACCGAAGCCTTGCTACAAGCCGTGGAGCTACATCCCCGATGGTATCATGCCGGTGTTCTGGAGGGTGGTGTACTGGACGTCTCAGTGTCTCACCTG gctgctgCTTCCCTTCATGCAGTCGTACGCTCGCTCTGGAGGCTTCTCCATCACCGGGAAGATCAAAACGGCGCTGATCGAGAACGCCATCTATTACGGGACCTACCTGCTCATCTTCGGCTCTCTGCTCATATACGTGGCTGTTCACCCAGAGTGGCACCTGTCCTG GTACGAGCTGCAGACCATCGGCATCACGGCGGCGAACACCTGGGGCCTGttcctgctggtgctgctgctcggTTACGGTCTGGTAGAAATCCCTCGTTCCTACTGGAACGCCTCTCGACACGGACACTTGCTCATCAAGACGTACTTCAAGGCGTCCAAGCTAATGACGGAGAAGGCGGATGCGGAGGAGAACCTGGAGGACGTCATGGAG GAGGTGAGAAAAGTCAGTGAATCCATCAAGTACAACCACCCACTGAGGAAGTACATCGACACCATCCTCAGAAAA TGCCCGGTGGACTACCAGGAGAAGATGGGCAGGAACATGGACGACTACGAGGACTTTGACGACAAACAGAACACCTATCCCAGCGAGAAGAGCCTGGTGAAGCTTCACAAACAG gtcaTCTATGCGGTTCAGAGACACAACAGGACTCGTGTCCAGTGGCAGATCCTCCTGCAGCAGGCCGTCCATCTGGAGGATGTCGCCAAGAATGAGACCAGTTCAAGCCACCAGTTTGTCCACAGCTTCCCGTCCTCTGAGCCGGCGAGCTGGTTCAGCAGATACGTGTACACGCCGACTGTAG AGTGGTACTGGGAGTGTCTCCTGAAGCGCTGGTTCTACCGGCTGCTGTCGGTGGTCCTGACTCTGTTCAGCGTGGCCGTCGTCTGGTCTGAGTGCACCTTCTTCAGCACCCGGCCCGTCCTCTCGCTGTTCGCCGTCTTCATCCAGCTGGCCGAAAGAGACTACAACTACCTGTACATCGAG ATGGCGTGCTTCATCACCATCTTCTTCCTGTGCACCTGCGTTTACTCCACCGTGTTCCGCATTCGTGTTTTCAACTACTACTACCTGGCCTCCCATCACCAGACCGACGCTTACAGCCTTCAGTTCAGCGGCAT GCTGTTCTGTCGGCTGAcgcctcctctgtgtctgaacTTCCTGGGTTTGATCCACATGGACTCGGCCATCTCCCACCAGCAGAAGGAGCAGACTGCTTACACATCC atcATGGGATCGATGCGCGTCCTCTCTTTTATTGCTAACGGCTTCTACATCTACTACCCCATGCTGATCGTGATCCTCTGCATCGCCACCTACTTCAG TCTGGGGACTCGCTGCCTGAACCTTCTGGGCTTCCAGCAGTTTGTGGGTGACAGTgaaatgacctctgacctgatCGACGAGGGCAAGGAGCTGATCCGAAGGG AGAAAAGGAAGCGACAAAGGATTGAAGATGGCGAGAACAGACGAAGa GAGTGGAAGGAGCGCTATGGAAACCCAAGAGAAGACTACACTACGAGAAACAGGAGCAGTCATGAGATGAAGGAGACCAGTTATTCAGACACCGTGACCTCGAGCAACAACAGAC AAGCTAAATATTCTCGTTCTGGGAGTCGAGCGGAGAGAGACTGCATCGAGCTGCTGCAGGACGCCGAGCCTTTAGACTTCAACGCTGATTCTCTGACAGACGATCCTCTGGACGCAGAGTCTGGCAG ACATGCGGGAGGACGCTATCTGTCCATGTCGTCGTCTCGGAGCCGAATATTTGACGACGTCTGA